From Tripterygium wilfordii isolate XIE 37 chromosome 13, ASM1340144v1, whole genome shotgun sequence, the proteins below share one genomic window:
- the LOC120013050 gene encoding lysosomal Pro-X carboxypeptidase-like isoform X1 yields MKREAIGFICLWFSLFLSGGAVSLAKINTPRFPSPIVQPEQLSVSTPNGLYKTKYFTQSLDHFNFNPQSYHTFQQRYLINDTNWGSHSSPIFVYTGNEGDIEWFAQNTGFMYDIAPHFKALLVFIEHRFYGKSKPFHGDKDVAYSNSSTLGFLSSTQALADYATLILDLKKNLSATESPVVTFGGSYGGMLAAWFRLKYPHITIGSLASSAPILNFEDITSPYSFNNIITRDFRSESENCYKVIKGSWQLIEDIANKQGGLDTLRKSFRPCKNHISAGALAGWLETAFVYTAMTDYPTPSNFLNPLPAHPVKQMCKAIDDPATGNDTFAKLYGAASVYYNYSGDATCFDFYDDSDPHGLGGWTWQACTEMVLPTGGNNEESIFPASEWSFEGRASFCKMAFNVEPRPNWITTEFGGHRIENVLKRFGSNIIFFNGLRDPWSGGGVLKSISKSLVAIVAERGAHHVDLRFSTSEDPKWLQDVRKREIHIISQWISQYYQDLST; encoded by the exons ATGAAAAGAGAAGCTATTGGGTTTATTTGTTTATGGTTTTCTCTCTTCTTGTCTGGTGGTGCTGTTTCATTGGCCAAGATTAATACACCTAGATTTCCTTCTCCAATTGTTCAGCCAGAGCAACTCTCTGTTTCTACCCCAAATGGGCTCTACAAAACCAAGTATTTCACTCAATCACTTGACCACTTCAATTTCAACCCACAGAGCTACCACACTTTCCAACAGAGGTACTTGATCAATGACACTAATTGGGGTTCTCATAGTTCTCCAATCTTTGTGTACACTGGAAATGAAGGAGACATTGAATGGTTTGCGCAAAACACTGGGTTTATGTATGACATTGCTCCCCACTTCAAGGCTCTCCTTGTCTTCATTGAG CATAGGTTCTATGGGAAATCAAAACCCTTTCACGGCGACAAAGATGTGGCTTATAGCAATTCAAGTACGCTTGGATTTTTGAGCTCTACACAGGCTTTGGCAGATTATGCAACTCTGATTCTCGATCTCAAGAAGAACTTGTCGGCAACTGAATCCCCCGTGGTCACTTTTGGAGGATCCTATGGAGGAa TGCTGGCAGCTTGGTTTAGATTGAAGTATCCACACATTACGATTGGATCCTTGGCATCTTCTGCTCCAATCCTCAACTTTGAAGACATAACATCCCCATACAGTTTCAACAATATCATCACTCGAGATTTCAGA agtgagagtgagaattGCTACAAAGTGATTAAAGGGTCATGGCAATTGATTGAAGATATTGCAAATAAACAAGGAGGGCTAGATACACTCAGAAAATCATTCAGACCATGCAA GAACCACATTAGTGCAGGTGCTCTTGCAGGTTGGCTTGAGACTGCATTTGTTTACACAGCCATGACTGATTACCCAACTCCTTCAAATTTCTTGAATCCCTTGCCAGCTCACCCAGTCAAACAG ATGTGTAAGGCGATCGATGATCCGGCGACAGGGAATGACACGTTTGCTAAGTTATACGGTGCAGCGAGTGTGTACTACAACTACAGTGGAGACGCCACGTGTTTCGATTTCTACGATGATTCTGATCCTCATGGACTCGGAGGATGGACGTGGCAG GCATGTACAGAGATGGTATTGCCAACAGGGGGTAACAATGAAGAGAGCATATTTCCAGCATCTGAATGGAGCTTCGAAGGCAGAGCCAGTTTCTGCAAAATGGCATTTAACGTTGAGCCCAGACCCAACTGGATTACCACTGAATTTGGTGGCCAT AGAATTGAGAATGTTTTGAAAAGGTTTGGAAGCAATATTATCTTCTTCAATGGCTTGAGAGACCCTTGGAGTGGTGGAGG GGTACTGAAGAGTATATCCAAGAGCTTAGTTGCCATTGTTGCAGAACGAG GAGCTCACCATGTAGACCTCAGATTTTCAACAAGTGAAGATCCCAAATGGCTTCAAGATGTGAGGAAAAGAGAGATCCACATCATTTCCCAGTGGATCTCACAGTACTACCAAGACCTGTCCACATAG
- the LOC120013050 gene encoding lysosomal Pro-X carboxypeptidase-like isoform X2 codes for MTLIGVLIVLQSLCTLEMKETLNGLRKTLGLCMTLLPTSRLSLSSLRFYGKSKPFHGDKDVAYSNSSTLGFLSSTQALADYATLILDLKKNLSATESPVVTFGGSYGGMLAAWFRLKYPHITIGSLASSAPILNFEDITSPYSFNNIITRDFRSESENCYKVIKGSWQLIEDIANKQGGLDTLRKSFRPCKNHISAGALAGWLETAFVYTAMTDYPTPSNFLNPLPAHPVKQMCKAIDDPATGNDTFAKLYGAASVYYNYSGDATCFDFYDDSDPHGLGGWTWQACTEMVLPTGGNNEESIFPASEWSFEGRASFCKMAFNVEPRPNWITTEFGGHRIENVLKRFGSNIIFFNGLRDPWSGGGVLKSISKSLVAIVAERGAHHVDLRFSTSEDPKWLQDVRKREIHIISQWISQYYQDLST; via the exons ATGACACTAATTGGGGTTCTCATAGTTCTCCAATCTTTGTGTACACTGGAAATGAAGGAGACATTGAATGGTTTGCGCAAAACACTGGGTTTATGTATGACATTGCTCCCCACTTCAAGGCTCTCCTTGTCTTCATTGAG GTTCTATGGGAAATCAAAACCCTTTCACGGCGACAAAGATGTGGCTTATAGCAATTCAAGTACGCTTGGATTTTTGAGCTCTACACAGGCTTTGGCAGATTATGCAACTCTGATTCTCGATCTCAAGAAGAACTTGTCGGCAACTGAATCCCCCGTGGTCACTTTTGGAGGATCCTATGGAGGAa TGCTGGCAGCTTGGTTTAGATTGAAGTATCCACACATTACGATTGGATCCTTGGCATCTTCTGCTCCAATCCTCAACTTTGAAGACATAACATCCCCATACAGTTTCAACAATATCATCACTCGAGATTTCAGA agtgagagtgagaattGCTACAAAGTGATTAAAGGGTCATGGCAATTGATTGAAGATATTGCAAATAAACAAGGAGGGCTAGATACACTCAGAAAATCATTCAGACCATGCAA GAACCACATTAGTGCAGGTGCTCTTGCAGGTTGGCTTGAGACTGCATTTGTTTACACAGCCATGACTGATTACCCAACTCCTTCAAATTTCTTGAATCCCTTGCCAGCTCACCCAGTCAAACAG ATGTGTAAGGCGATCGATGATCCGGCGACAGGGAATGACACGTTTGCTAAGTTATACGGTGCAGCGAGTGTGTACTACAACTACAGTGGAGACGCCACGTGTTTCGATTTCTACGATGATTCTGATCCTCATGGACTCGGAGGATGGACGTGGCAG GCATGTACAGAGATGGTATTGCCAACAGGGGGTAACAATGAAGAGAGCATATTTCCAGCATCTGAATGGAGCTTCGAAGGCAGAGCCAGTTTCTGCAAAATGGCATTTAACGTTGAGCCCAGACCCAACTGGATTACCACTGAATTTGGTGGCCAT AGAATTGAGAATGTTTTGAAAAGGTTTGGAAGCAATATTATCTTCTTCAATGGCTTGAGAGACCCTTGGAGTGGTGGAGG GGTACTGAAGAGTATATCCAAGAGCTTAGTTGCCATTGTTGCAGAACGAG GAGCTCACCATGTAGACCTCAGATTTTCAACAAGTGAAGATCCCAAATGGCTTCAAGATGTGAGGAAAAGAGAGATCCACATCATTTCCCAGTGGATCTCACAGTACTACCAAGACCTGTCCACATAG